The Candidatus Babeliales bacterium sequence CATTGGGACTACATGCTATTGATAAAATAGCTTTTGTATGGCTACTAGGTAGGCTAAGATAATTTTCCATTGGAGTATCCCAGATAACAAGATTATCATCATATCCACTCAGACCCCCCATACAAATTCTACTGCCATCTGGAGTAAATGTTACTGTTGTAACAGTTCGTAGATTACTTATTAAAATCCTATAGGAAAGATCATTAGGTTTGCTTATATCTAGCAAGATACAGTCTTCTCCACCCGCAACAATTGTATTACCATCCGGACTAAATGCTACTGAATAGACTGCCTTTTTAGCTTTAGGATGAGTAAGATTACACATTTGATTTCCTGTCACAACATCCCACACAATGAGATTGTTGTGATCACTCAAGCAACCTGAAACAATCTTACTGCTATCAGGACTAAATGCTACTGACGAAACAGCACCTGGATGACCAATAAGGTTATTAATTTGTTTTCCAGTTGCAACATCCCATACAGTAAGATTGTTTTGAATACCGCCATGTCCGGCAACAATCTTGGTACCATCCGGACTACATGCTACTGATGATGATAAAATACCAGACGACAGTAAAATTTTTGGTTCTACACTTTTCTCATTTAAATGACCAACTAAAAAAGACATAAGATCAGGTAAAACAAATCTTTTGGCAAAATAATCATTAAGTTCTTGTAAATTTTCATAGTCATCTGACTGGTGATATCCACTATCTGTTGCCATTTCAACAATACGATTACCAAAAACATTTAGAATAGTATCATTAATTCCTAAAAATATGGCTGCGTTGCATAATGAAACAAGATCTGCCAACGTAAAGTGATCAAGTTGATTCCTTAAGGATGTTAAGGGTCCTATCGTATCAGTTTTATACGCTTTTAAAATACCAACAATAATCGCAATTGTATTGAGATCTGGATATTCACTAGATATACCGATAGTCCGTTTAGTTTTGTCTTTTCTATGGTTCCATAACATTTCAAGAACGGGAAGTACCGATAAAATATTTTCATCGATAACAATCCCATCTCCTGTATCTTTGTTATAAAGATATAACTTATCCTTTATATCTACTCGTTCTTGCATTGCTTCTTGTGGCGCAAGATCCATTGCCACCATGTGTCCAATAGCCAATAATGAAAACAAAACACCATATTTTTTTATCATTTTTCTCCCCATATATTTAACAATAACAAATTGTTTCTTTATAAAACTATAATAAATATACAGGTTGAATGTAAATAAAAAACGGTTTATAACAAAAAAGAGGCCTATTACAGCCTCTTTTTGTTATTACAAATAAATTCTAATGTTGATTAGTAGGTTGAATCAAGAACACGCGCTTCTTCGTACACAACCTTAATATCACCAAGCATACCTTTTTCAGTATACACAGTGTCACCAAGGTCTTTTTTCTGCTGTGCAGCTTCAACTATTTGTGATAATGCTACCTCTTGTGATGCACCTGATGGACGAGGAAACGGATACTCTAATTCATATGATCCTGCTTTTTTTGCAGTGAAAACTCTGATAAATCCTTTTCCACCACTTACTTTTTCACCTGGCTTTAGCACAAATGCAGCCTCTTTTCCACCTTCTTTATATTCAGCACTAATAGTATCTGTTGAATCATTAAGAACAGTAAGATCTGCGCCCCCACTTGCTTGAGAAGACATTTTCACACCCATGCGATTTCTTATAAACATAAAACCTGCAATGCCAACAACAACTATAGCTGCAACAATTATTAGTTTTTTCATGAGCATCCTTTTTTTAAAAAAAACATATCACATTTTATAATTCATCATCACGCTATCATAATTGCAATCTGAATTTCAACAAAAAACTACGAGCTAACATTCTTTACATGTTCGCCAACTCTTGTAATTCTTGCAACGCAGCAACATGATCTTCTTTTTTAAAAATTGCTGTCGCAATTGCACAATCATCAACGCCTTGCGCAGTAAGACCAGCAATGTTTTCTTGAGTGATTCCTCCATCAAGACCAATTCTAAAATGTGCATCATGTTCTTGCCGATATGCAACCAACTCAGCAATGCGATCAAAAGTAGTTTCTAAAAAAGGCTGTCCGGAAAAGCCAGGTTCAACCGACATCAATAAAACTTGATCTACAATATTCAAAAAAGGCACAATGCGCGCAAGTGGCGTTTTTGGACGTATTGCGATGCTAACCTTATGTTTTTTTTCTCTTATTGTTTTTGCAAAACCAAAAATATCAATATCTAGTTCTATGTGAAAAGAAACAAGAGACCCGATCGGGAGTAAAAGTTGCTCATAAAAAACAATTGGGCTATTAACCATCAAGTGCACCCATACCGATTTTGCCATTGTTACAATTTCATTCACCTCATTTGGATTGTTCCAAAATAGATTCGGAACAAAAACATTATCCATTACATCAATGTGAAAACCTGCACAATAT is a genomic window containing:
- a CDS encoding ribulose-phosphate 3-epimerase, giving the protein MNIYPSLMAADQSNLQKEIELLVPYCAGFHIDVMDNVFVPNLFWNNPNEVNEIVTMAKSVWVHLMVNSPIVFYEQLLLPIGSLVSFHIELDIDIFGFAKTIREKKHKVSIAIRPKTPLARIVPFLNIVDQVLLMSVEPGFSGQPFLETTFDRIAELVAYRQEHDAHFRIGLDGGITQENIAGLTAQGVDDCAIATAIFKKEDHVAALQELQELANM